One Dissulfuribacter thermophilus DNA window includes the following coding sequences:
- a CDS encoding magnesium transporter CorA family protein, with protein sequence MLQILKQNGRVIEQCEDLDEGCWINLVAPTEEELKEVQNRLPVLPEFLSYPLDEEETSRIEREEDQVLIIIKIPDPRHEGDFVRYETIPLGIILIEGIIITVCLKETVLLDDLFSGRSALSGLLCDPARFIFHIFLKAAALFLRHLRMIDRLTSEYEKELHRSLRNQELVKLLNLEKSLVYFNTSLRANDLVMARLQSGRYIPITEENEDILEDALIENQQAIEMAKIYSDILSGMMDAYASVISNNLNIVMKFLTSVTIILSLPTLVASVYGMNVALPFQDSPHAFAIIMGFSLVLSGLVVFIFIRKKML encoded by the coding sequence GTGCTTCAAATACTCAAACAAAATGGAAGAGTAATCGAACAGTGTGAAGACCTTGATGAGGGCTGCTGGATCAATTTAGTTGCTCCCACTGAGGAGGAGTTAAAAGAGGTGCAAAACAGGCTCCCAGTCCTCCCTGAATTTTTGAGTTATCCTCTGGACGAAGAGGAGACGTCTAGGATTGAAAGAGAGGAAGATCAGGTACTGATTATCATTAAGATCCCAGATCCTCGCCATGAAGGGGATTTCGTAAGGTATGAGACAATCCCTCTAGGGATCATATTGATTGAGGGGATCATAATAACTGTCTGCCTTAAGGAAACAGTACTCCTGGATGACCTTTTTTCTGGTAGGAGTGCCCTAAGCGGCCTATTATGTGATCCTGCAAGATTCATTTTTCATATCTTTTTGAAGGCGGCAGCCCTTTTTTTGAGACATCTGCGAATGATAGACAGATTAACCAGTGAATACGAAAAAGAACTTCACAGGTCCCTTAGGAACCAGGAACTCGTAAAACTCCTGAATCTAGAAAAGAGCTTGGTCTATTTTAATACCAGTCTTAGGGCAAATGACCTTGTTATGGCAAGGCTTCAAAGTGGCAGGTATATACCCATCACCGAAGAGAATGAGGATATCCTTGAGGACGCTTTGATTGAGAATCAGCAGGCCATTGAGATGGCAAAGATATATAGTGACATCTTAAGTGGCATGATGGACGCCTATGCCTCGGTTATTTCAAACAATCTCAATATTGTCATGAAATTTCTCACCTCTGTGACAATTATTTTGAGTTTACCAACCCTGGTGGCCAGTGTTTACGGCATGAATGTTGCCTTACCGTTCCAGGATTCTCCCCATGCCTTTGCGATAATAATGGGTTTTTCACTTGTGCTTTCAGGGCTCGTTGTTTTTATTTTCATTAGGAAAAAGATGCTTTAG
- a CDS encoding TetR/AcrR family transcriptional regulator, protein MKIADKHEKIVQAAIRVFAQNGFYNSKIAEIAKEANVADGTIYLYFNNKYDILITIFEEEIGKIIAKVKQEMARIEDPREKLFRFAQIHLSLVEENRDLAEVIQVELRQSSKFMKEYRNKKFAEYLNIISQIVKQGQAQGIFRSDVMPGIFKRAFFGALDEMSRFWVLSSKKKYSVNTAARQISKFFLEGIVAKEDA, encoded by the coding sequence ATGAAGATTGCTGATAAGCACGAAAAGATCGTCCAGGCTGCCATAAGGGTTTTTGCACAAAATGGCTTCTACAACTCAAAAATCGCCGAGATTGCTAAAGAGGCCAATGTAGCAGATGGTACGATTTACCTATATTTCAACAACAAGTACGACATCCTCATAACTATTTTCGAAGAAGAAATTGGCAAAATTATTGCCAAGGTAAAGCAAGAAATGGCCAGGATTGAAGATCCAAGGGAAAAACTCTTTCGCTTTGCCCAGATACATCTTAGTCTGGTAGAAGAAAATAGGGACCTAGCTGAGGTAATCCAGGTGGAGTTGAGGCAAAGTAGTAAATTTATGAAAGAATATAGAAACAAGAAGTTTGCAGAATACCTCAACATTATCTCGCAAATAGTAAAACAGGGCCAGGCCCAAGGGATATTCCGCTCTGATGTGATGCCAGGCATTTTCAAAAGGGCATTTTTTGGGGCCCTTGATGAAATGAGCAGGTTCTGGGTACTTTCCAGCAAAAAAAAGTACAGCGTCAACACTGCGGCTCGTCAAATTAGTAAATTCTTCCTCGAAGGGATTGTAGCCAAAGAGGATGCCTAA
- the acpS gene encoding holo-ACP synthase, producing MVRYDGRKMIVGIGVDLVEIGRITKAYERWGRRFLKRVYADVEIEKMPSSTVRRWEYLASRFSAKEAFLKALGTGIAHGLGLKDVWVVNEPSGRPRLSYSEDVGNILEAQGIKVAHISISHEKTMAISIVVLES from the coding sequence ATGGTTAGGTATGACGGTAGGAAGATGATTGTTGGAATAGGCGTTGACCTTGTTGAGATTGGCAGGATAACAAAGGCCTACGAAAGATGGGGCAGACGTTTTTTGAAAAGGGTGTATGCTGACGTGGAGATTGAAAAAATGCCTTCTTCAACAGTACGGAGATGGGAGTATCTTGCCAGCCGTTTTTCTGCAAAAGAGGCCTTTTTAAAGGCCCTGGGAACAGGGATAGCTCATGGGCTAGGGCTTAAGGACGTGTGGGTGGTGAATGAGCCCTCAGGACGCCCTAGGCTTAGTTACTCTGAAGATGTAGGGAACATCCTTGAGGCTCAAGGCATCAAGGTAGCACATATAAGTATTAGTCATGAAAAGACCATGGCAATTTCAATTGTGGTCCTTGAGAGTTGA
- a CDS encoding NOL1/NOP2/sun family putative RNA methylase, whose protein sequence is MPNIVDPFPDYDFIPEKKVLIESLRSPLPPYIRVNTLKTPEHLIVKAIEKEGIFIKPIEKVPFFYRAQWEKGLGHAFSYKLGLFYPQALSSALPVMCLAPRPKELILDMCAAPGGKTTYIAQLTGDTALIVANDRNLGRLSSLTSNIKRLGITSIVVTSISGEQFPPHPKFDKVLLDAPCSGEGKYRLDSSGNILFKAKGKTNLPAIQKGLIVRAYDTLKPGGILVYSTCTLNPLENEDVVTYLLKKRKAKVLSWNPPVSSGPGLTEFKDRSFHNDCANTRRFYPHQIQSVGFFVAKIFKPR, encoded by the coding sequence ATGCCTAACATAGTAGATCCCTTTCCAGACTACGATTTTATACCTGAAAAAAAGGTCTTAATTGAAAGCTTAAGAAGCCCGCTGCCGCCATATATACGCGTCAATACCCTTAAGACCCCTGAACACCTCATTGTAAAGGCAATAGAAAAAGAAGGTATTTTTATAAAACCCATTGAAAAAGTACCTTTCTTTTATAGAGCTCAATGGGAAAAGGGATTAGGACATGCTTTTTCCTATAAATTGGGCCTATTCTATCCCCAGGCCCTTTCCTCTGCCCTTCCAGTGATGTGTTTGGCTCCCAGGCCCAAAGAGCTTATCCTTGACATGTGTGCAGCCCCTGGAGGCAAAACAACTTACATAGCTCAACTTACAGGAGACACAGCCCTCATCGTAGCAAACGATAGAAATCTGGGAAGGCTATCATCCCTAACATCCAATATCAAACGTTTGGGCATAACCTCTATAGTAGTTACATCCATAAGTGGCGAGCAATTTCCTCCTCATCCCAAATTCGACAAGGTCCTTCTCGACGCCCCCTGTTCTGGAGAGGGTAAATACAGGTTAGATTCGAGCGGTAACATCCTCTTTAAGGCCAAAGGAAAAACTAACCTTCCTGCTATTCAAAAAGGCCTCATAGTCAGGGCCTACGATACTCTCAAACCAGGTGGCATACTTGTCTATTCAACGTGTACATTAAATCCATTGGAAAACGAAGACGTGGTGACTTATCTCTTAAAAAAGAGGAAGGCAAAGGTACTTTCTTGGAACCCTCCCGTTTCTTCAGGACCCGGTTTGACAGAATTTAAGGACAGGAGCTTTCACAATGACTGCGCAAACACAAGACGCTTTTATCCACATCAAATCCAGTCAGTGGGATTCTTCGTGGCCAAAATATTTAAACCAAGATGA
- a CDS encoding PhoH family protein: MMEQSEEKILLESNEVAQGVIGEHGANLKAIEDGLKIECHLFGNELTLSGDQIGVELAKKLINQLEKLVKEGMQPYEADVKQAIRILKEDPKRNLKKVFLDSLSIKSGRRTIYPKNLSQKLYIDAIRQNDIVFGIGPAGTGKTYLAMAMAISAILKGEVQRIILTRPAVEAGERLGFLPGDLAEKVNPYLRPLYDALYDMLPFDKITRLTEHGAIEVAPLAFMRGRTLNEAFIILDEAQNTTSEQMKMFLTRLGYSSKAVITGDVTQIDLPHKEQSGLLQAMRILDGIDGIQIINFSKFDVVRHKLVMEIIRAYERLEKGDG, from the coding sequence ATGATGGAACAATCTGAAGAAAAGATCCTTTTAGAGTCAAATGAAGTTGCCCAGGGCGTAATTGGTGAACATGGGGCAAATCTCAAGGCAATTGAAGATGGTTTAAAGATAGAATGCCATTTGTTTGGAAATGAGTTGACCCTTTCAGGGGATCAAATTGGAGTAGAGCTTGCCAAAAAGCTCATCAACCAACTAGAAAAATTGGTCAAAGAGGGTATGCAACCCTATGAGGCAGATGTTAAGCAGGCCATTCGCATCTTAAAAGAGGATCCGAAAAGGAATTTGAAAAAGGTCTTTTTGGATAGCCTATCCATAAAGAGTGGCAGGCGCACAATTTATCCCAAAAATCTTTCTCAGAAGCTCTATATAGATGCAATCAGACAAAACGACATTGTATTCGGAATAGGCCCTGCTGGTACAGGAAAGACATATCTTGCTATGGCAATGGCCATATCTGCAATTTTAAAGGGAGAGGTGCAGAGGATCATACTAACGAGGCCGGCGGTTGAGGCAGGTGAGCGCTTGGGATTTCTTCCAGGTGACCTTGCAGAAAAGGTCAATCCCTATCTTCGTCCCCTCTACGATGCTCTATATGATATGCTACCTTTTGATAAAATCACGAGACTCACAGAGCATGGAGCCATAGAGGTGGCACCTCTTGCATTTATGAGGGGGAGGACTCTCAACGAGGCCTTTATTATCCTAGACGAGGCCCAAAATACTACAAGTGAACAGATGAAAATGTTCCTAACCCGCCTAGGTTATAGTTCAAAGGCCGTGATTACAGGCGATGTTACCCAGATCGACCTTCCCCATAAGGAGCAATCTGGCCTCTTACAGGCCATGAGGATCCTTGATGGAATAGACGGGATCCAGATAATCAACTTCTCAAAATTTGACGTTGTGAGGCATAAACTCGTAATGGAGATCATACGTGCCTATGAACGTTTGGAAAAAGGAGATGGGTGA
- a CDS encoding class I SAM-dependent methyltransferase, producing MPKEKHKKRPAEVQIPQRVASIYARLKNRYSAGFEPIEVRGVTFNILAPQDLEPFVAGKDIFKEASEFPFWVKIWEASVILAHFMASLPPVPGQKILELGAGLGVTGLVASHFGHNVLLTDYEDEVMDFPRISAAVNDCKTCSFDTLDWLDPKDLGKFDVIIGSEILFHQKFFDPLLSIFDKYLKPEGIIYMAHDSRRQSLGAFLPLCEKNFSVGVKKIDMKSNDENFSIILTRLARKG from the coding sequence GTGCCAAAAGAAAAGCATAAAAAGAGACCTGCTGAGGTCCAAATACCTCAGCGGGTCGCATCAATATACGCAAGGCTTAAAAACCGTTATTCTGCAGGCTTTGAACCAATAGAGGTCAGGGGGGTCACCTTTAATATCCTGGCCCCCCAGGACCTTGAGCCATTTGTGGCTGGAAAGGACATTTTTAAAGAGGCTTCAGAGTTTCCTTTCTGGGTAAAGATTTGGGAGGCATCTGTTATCCTTGCCCATTTCATGGCCTCTTTGCCACCTGTCCCTGGCCAAAAGATCCTAGAACTGGGTGCAGGCCTTGGGGTGACTGGGCTTGTAGCATCACATTTTGGCCATAATGTATTACTTACCGACTACGAAGACGAAGTGATGGATTTCCCAAGGATTTCCGCCGCAGTGAATGATTGTAAGACCTGTTCATTTGACACTCTCGATTGGTTAGATCCAAAAGACCTTGGCAAATTCGATGTGATTATTGGTTCAGAGATCTTATTTCACCAAAAATTCTTCGATCCTCTTCTTTCAATCTTTGATAAGTACCTGAAACCTGAAGGCATAATTTACATGGCTCACGATTCTAGGAGACAGAGTCTCGGAGCATTTTTACCATTATGTGAGAAGAATTTTTCTGTTGGGGTAAAAAAGATAGATATGAAAAGCAATGATGAGAATTTTTCTATCATCCTCACACGTCTGGCGAGAAAGGGCTAA
- a CDS encoding pyridoxine 5'-phosphate synthase produces MAELCVNVDHVATIRQARGGDEPDPVVAANIVELAGADGVVVHLREDRRHIQDRDLRLIRQIVSTRLTLEMAATEEMLRIAEEVRPDVVTLVPERREEITTEGGLDVVGLEDKIRTAVQRLNDAGIPVTLFVDPEEAQIEATSRVGAQAIEIHTGRYAEAKTEEEIDREFESIVRSARIGADLGLKVNVGHGLNYKNVVRLTAIPEIEEFSIGHSIISRAVMVGLERAVRDMIALIKQGFLV; encoded by the coding sequence ATGGCGGAACTGTGTGTAAACGTAGATCATGTTGCAACAATAAGACAGGCAAGAGGCGGAGACGAACCTGATCCCGTTGTTGCAGCAAATATTGTTGAGCTGGCAGGTGCAGACGGAGTAGTTGTGCACCTTAGAGAGGATAGACGTCATATCCAGGATAGAGATCTTAGGCTGATAAGGCAGATCGTCTCTACGCGTCTCACCCTAGAGATGGCCGCTACAGAAGAAATGCTCAGAATCGCGGAAGAGGTAAGGCCAGATGTTGTTACTCTAGTGCCTGAAAGGAGAGAGGAAATTACCACAGAAGGTGGTCTTGATGTGGTGGGACTTGAAGACAAGATAAGAACCGCGGTGCAGAGATTAAATGATGCCGGCATTCCAGTAACTCTTTTCGTAGATCCAGAAGAGGCACAGATAGAGGCGACCTCAAGGGTAGGGGCGCAAGCTATTGAGATACACACTGGAAGATATGCCGAGGCAAAGACCGAAGAGGAAATAGATAGAGAGTTTGAATCAATAGTACGTTCTGCACGTATAGGTGCAGATCTAGGACTAAAGGTAAATGTGGGCCATGGCCTAAACTACAAGAATGTGGTGCGCCTAACTGCTATCCCAGAGATTGAAGAGTTTAGCATTGGACACTCCATAATTTCAAGGGCTGTTATGGTAGGGCTTGAAAGGGCAGTCAGGGATATGATTGCCCTCATTAAGCAGGGATTTTTAGTGTGA
- the rpoC gene encoding DNA-directed RNA polymerase subunit beta', producing MENVFSFFMKPKDPLSFKAVRIGIASPEKILQWSHGEVKQPETINYRTFKPERDGLFCAKIFGPVKDYECLCGKYKRMKHRGVICEKCGVEVIQSKVRRERMGHITLAAPVAHIWYLKSLPSKIGSLLDLSMKELERVLYFESHIVIASEMPEIPVGTLMSDEAYQKNLEQFGPKFEVGMGAEAIRYLLSQLDLDKLSQELRQEMLETRSEAKRKKLGKRLRIVEAFRDSGNKPEWMILNVIPVLPPDLRPLVPLDGGRFATSDLNDLYRRVINRNNRLKRLKDLDAPDIIIRNEKRMLQEAVDVLFDNGRRGRVVTGPNKRPLKSLSDMIKGKQGRFRQNLLGKRVDYSGRSVIVVGPELKLHECGLPKRMALELFKPFIYNKLEEKGLVTTIKSAKKLVEKEVPEVWDALDEVVREYPVLLNRAPTLHRLGIQAFEPVLIEGKAIQLHPLVCVAYNADFDGDQMAVHVPLSVEAQTEARVLMMSTNNVLSPAHGEPIIVATQDIVLGIYYMTRDRINVPGEGKVFANRDEVIMAWATGAVHLQAKIKARIDGKVWDTTVGRVILSDFLPEEVPFEAVNKTMRKKDIAKLIDISFRKAGAKKTVILADRLKNLGYRFATHAGISIGINHMVIPVNKEEILEKAQKEVTEVYKQYAEGLITAGERYNKVVDIWTRATDEVAKQMMDEISVEYHRTPDGKLVETPSFNPIFIMADSGARGSKDQIRQLAGMRGLMAKPSGEIIETPIKSNFREGLDVLEYFISTHGARKGLADTALKTANSGYLTRRLVDVSQDSTITMEDCGTIDGIEMEHLIEGGEIIQPLGERILGRVALLDIIDPVTGEVLVKANEEITEDGVKRIEEAGITKVEIRSPLTCRAPFGICAKCYGRDLSRGKMVALGEAVGIIAAESVGEPGTQLTMRTFHIGGTASGKVEQAEIRCRGKGVVKFERLNTVRNPHGRLVVINRNGEIVIVAPDGRERERYPVIYGAELLVEEGTEVEPGQKLAEWDPFTIPILTEVAGRVKFGDVIEGETMQEKVDPVTGKASRVIIQYKATEYRPRISIKDERGRTLKLPSGRGEARYILPIGAIIGVNEGDYVEAGVALAKIPRETTKTKDITGGLPRVAELFEVRKPKEYAIITEIDGVVSFGKDLKGKRRVIITPEYGEPKEYLIPRGKHINVHEGDYVRAGEPLMDGVINPHDLLRVKGLKALARYLVDEIQQVYRLQGVKINDKHFEVIVRQMVKKVKITSVGDSSFMLGEQVERQRFEEENERLLQEGKQPATAEPLLLGITRASLTTDSFISAASFQETTKVLTEASIAGKVDYLRGLKENVIMGRLIPAGTGRVFYDMQEKKRRAKRKA from the coding sequence ATGGAAAATGTCTTTTCCTTCTTTATGAAACCCAAAGATCCTTTGAGCTTTAAAGCTGTTAGGATTGGGATTGCATCTCCTGAAAAGATACTGCAGTGGTCTCACGGTGAGGTCAAGCAGCCTGAGACCATAAACTATAGGACCTTTAAGCCAGAGAGAGATGGTCTTTTTTGCGCCAAGATCTTTGGCCCGGTCAAGGATTATGAGTGCCTGTGCGGAAAGTATAAACGCATGAAGCACAGGGGTGTTATATGCGAAAAGTGTGGAGTTGAAGTTATACAATCAAAGGTAAGAAGGGAGCGTATGGGGCATATTACCCTAGCTGCTCCTGTTGCCCATATATGGTATCTGAAGAGCCTTCCGAGCAAGATCGGGTCTCTCTTAGACCTCAGCATGAAGGAGTTAGAAAGGGTTCTATACTTCGAATCCCACATTGTCATCGCATCTGAAATGCCTGAGATACCAGTAGGGACCCTTATGAGCGATGAGGCCTACCAGAAAAACCTCGAGCAATTTGGTCCTAAATTCGAGGTTGGAATGGGGGCTGAGGCCATAAGATACCTCTTGAGCCAGTTGGATCTCGATAAATTGTCTCAGGAACTCAGGCAAGAGATGCTAGAGACCCGTTCAGAGGCCAAGAGGAAAAAGTTAGGCAAAAGGCTTCGTATAGTAGAGGCCTTCCGGGATTCTGGAAATAAGCCAGAGTGGATGATATTAAACGTAATTCCGGTACTACCTCCGGATCTCAGGCCTCTCGTTCCTCTTGATGGGGGGCGGTTTGCTACATCCGATCTAAACGATCTTTATAGGCGTGTCATCAACAGAAACAACAGGTTAAAACGCCTAAAGGATCTAGACGCCCCAGATATCATCATCAGAAATGAGAAGAGGATGCTCCAGGAGGCAGTTGATGTCCTCTTTGACAATGGAAGAAGGGGGCGAGTCGTAACTGGTCCGAACAAGAGGCCTCTTAAGAGTCTCTCAGACATGATCAAAGGGAAGCAGGGAAGATTCCGTCAGAACCTGCTTGGTAAGCGCGTTGACTACTCAGGCCGTTCTGTCATTGTTGTAGGACCTGAATTAAAGCTCCATGAGTGCGGTCTTCCCAAGAGGATGGCTTTGGAGCTCTTTAAGCCGTTTATATACAACAAACTTGAGGAGAAGGGGCTAGTTACCACTATTAAGAGCGCTAAAAAGCTTGTGGAAAAAGAGGTCCCAGAGGTGTGGGATGCTCTAGACGAAGTTGTACGTGAATATCCAGTTCTACTCAATCGCGCCCCCACCCTTCACAGGCTTGGAATTCAGGCATTTGAGCCAGTGTTAATAGAAGGGAAGGCCATTCAGCTCCATCCATTGGTCTGCGTCGCCTACAATGCAGACTTCGACGGAGACCAGATGGCTGTCCACGTGCCCCTTTCTGTGGAAGCACAGACCGAGGCAAGGGTGCTTATGATGAGCACCAACAATGTGCTTTCACCTGCCCATGGCGAACCGATCATCGTGGCGACCCAGGATATCGTCCTTGGCATATACTATATGACAAGGGACAGGATTAATGTCCCTGGAGAGGGCAAGGTCTTTGCCAACAGAGACGAAGTAATTATGGCCTGGGCTACAGGGGCCGTTCATCTTCAGGCAAAGATCAAGGCAAGAATTGACGGGAAAGTTTGGGATACCACAGTCGGTAGAGTGATTCTCTCTGATTTTCTCCCAGAAGAGGTCCCATTCGAGGCTGTAAATAAGACAATGCGGAAGAAGGATATCGCTAAGCTCATTGATATCAGCTTCAGGAAGGCAGGGGCCAAAAAGACTGTAATTCTTGCAGATAGGTTAAAAAACCTTGGATATCGCTTTGCAACTCATGCTGGTATCTCCATTGGAATTAACCACATGGTGATCCCAGTTAACAAGGAAGAGATCCTTGAGAAGGCCCAGAAAGAGGTCACTGAGGTCTATAAACAGTACGCAGAGGGTCTCATCACTGCTGGTGAGCGCTACAATAAGGTCGTCGACATCTGGACCAGGGCAACTGATGAGGTTGCCAAGCAGATGATGGACGAGATCTCCGTTGAATATCACAGGACCCCAGATGGTAAACTGGTTGAGACTCCGAGTTTTAACCCCATATTCATCATGGCAGATTCAGGGGCAAGGGGTTCAAAGGATCAGATACGTCAGCTTGCTGGTATGCGCGGCCTTATGGCAAAGCCATCTGGCGAGATCATCGAGACCCCAATTAAGAGTAATTTCAGGGAAGGTCTTGATGTGCTTGAATACTTTATCTCGACTCACGGAGCCCGAAAAGGACTTGCAGACACAGCCCTCAAGACAGCAAACTCTGGTTATCTCACTAGAAGGCTTGTTGACGTATCACAAGATTCCACAATAACAATGGAAGACTGTGGTACTATTGACGGCATTGAGATGGAACACCTGATTGAAGGTGGAGAGATTATCCAGCCTCTCGGAGAGAGGATTTTGGGTAGGGTTGCCCTTTTGGATATCATCGACCCTGTTACTGGAGAAGTCCTTGTAAAGGCCAATGAAGAGATAACAGAAGATGGCGTAAAGCGTATTGAAGAGGCCGGTATTACAAAGGTAGAAATACGTTCTCCGCTTACGTGTAGGGCTCCGTTTGGAATATGCGCCAAGTGCTACGGCCGCGACCTGTCAAGGGGTAAGATGGTTGCCCTTGGTGAGGCAGTTGGAATCATTGCTGCTGAGTCAGTGGGTGAGCCTGGTACCCAGCTTACCATGAGGACCTTCCACATTGGTGGTACTGCAAGTGGTAAGGTAGAGCAGGCAGAGATCAGGTGTCGAGGCAAGGGGGTTGTAAAGTTTGAGCGTCTGAATACGGTTAGAAATCCCCATGGACGCCTCGTGGTCATAAATAGAAATGGAGAGATAGTAATTGTTGCACCCGATGGTCGCGAGCGTGAACGCTATCCAGTTATATATGGTGCAGAACTCCTTGTTGAAGAAGGTACTGAGGTTGAACCAGGTCAGAAACTCGCAGAATGGGATCCATTCACCATTCCAATTCTCACCGAGGTGGCTGGAAGGGTAAAATTTGGTGATGTCATCGAAGGTGAGACCATGCAGGAGAAGGTGGACCCTGTCACAGGTAAGGCCAGCAGGGTCATTATCCAGTACAAGGCCACTGAATATAGGCCTAGAATCTCCATCAAAGACGAGAGAGGAAGGACACTGAAACTTCCCTCAGGCCGAGGTGAAGCCCGTTATATACTTCCAATAGGCGCAATTATTGGTGTTAATGAGGGAGATTACGTAGAAGCAGGTGTGGCCCTTGCAAAGATTCCAAGGGAGACCACCAAGACCAAAGATATTACTGGTGGTCTTCCAAGGGTTGCAGAGCTCTTTGAGGTTAGAAAGCCGAAGGAATACGCAATCATCACAGAGATTGATGGCGTAGTCTCTTTTGGTAAGGATCTCAAGGGGAAACGCCGTGTTATCATTACACCTGAATATGGTGAACCTAAAGAATATCTCATCCCCAGGGGTAAACACATAAATGTCCATGAAGGCGACTATGTGCGGGCAGGGGAACCCTTGATGGACGGTGTAATCAATCCCCATGACCTGTTGAGAGTAAAAGGACTTAAAGCCCTTGCCCGTTACCTCGTGGATGAAATCCAGCAGGTCTATAGGCTCCAGGGAGTCAAGATCAATGACAAGCACTTTGAAGTCATTGTTCGCCAGATGGTCAAGAAGGTAAAGATCACAAGCGTTGGTGATAGTTCCTTCATGCTCGGTGAACAGGTGGAACGCCAGCGTTTTGAAGAGGAAAACGAAAGGCTCCTCCAAGAGGGCAAACAACCTGCTACGGCTGAACCATTACTGTTGGGTATTACAAGGGCCTCTCTCACTACCGACAGTTTTATATCTGCTGCCTCGTTCCAGGAGACTACCAAGGTCTTGACCGAGGCATCTATTGCTGGAAAGGTGGATTACCTTAGAGGTCTCAAGGAAAACGTCATTATGGGAAGACTTATCCCAGCTGGTACAGGGCGGGTCTTTTACGATATGCAGGAGAAGAAGCGTCGTGCCAAAAGAAAAGCATAA